The stretch of DNA ctgcCAGTCATGGAGGCCCTGAAAAGGATCCCTGGTAATTTTCCTTCCCCCTCCAACTAAACCCCTATAACCGAAATATAAAGGAAGGATTCAATGTAAAGTTGTCttgggtagaatttgaactcagaatgcaaaaactcAACTgctacaaaacattttgttcaatgtTTTGCAATTTATTATCCACTTGTGAAGATAATATTAGTTCTGAGAGTGAATCTATTTTtcttatatctaatatatattatatgtatattatatgtatttttgaaaatatattttaaggttaAAAAACAGTGGAATAGCTGTAAGGTTTTGCACCAATGAGAATGCCGTGACGCAAAAAGTCCTCTCTGAAAAACTGAGGAAATTTGGTTTTAACATTGAATGTTCCCAGATATTTTCTCCGATTCCAGCTGTTTGCAGTGTTCTAGGAAGCCGTGGATTACGGCCACTGCTTCTTGTGAATCCAAGTAAGTTTTTCTCCTTCTTCAGAATCTTTTACAAAAACGTATGATTAACAAGTTTGATTGCCAACCAAGTCGTTTCAGGTTTGGTTTCTTCAACTACAGCCCCAGGCTGACACAAacgccttatgaatgaatttggtagatggaaactaaaagaagccttatgtgtgtgtgttttatttgtttatatgcttGAAGGCATCCATGACgatgggaagatgatttagttTAGCAATTTTGGTCAATatggaaaagaatggtgcaatcaagacagaattagaagcgcattgtgaccagcagtgtgtaacaacatctgatggtCTAGTCAGCACCTGATGGTCTGGtggatattctatatttttaatgtctGCTGCCACCTGTTTAccccaccacacacgcacacactcctaTGAAAGCATCCTCATATTCTCTCATCCTCTCCCACAACCCACTGTCTGTATCTTCTCTTGTGTTCACCTTCTTGTTCCTTGATTGTTTGCTCTAGCACCCCCATCACTTCCTTCCTCTCATCTTCTCCTTCATAGCCAGACACCGGTGCTTCTTTCTTTAGCATAGTTTAGTCTTTCAACACCCAACACACCTCCTTAATGTCAACTAATCAACGTAAACAGTGAGTGATATTAGAGGTTACTCTGGTCTGCAGGGTTACAAGAGAAGTGGCTCAGTTAAAGACCTCCAAGATATGATGCATTATTAACTCAAATACTCTGTTAAGCCTACCCCTCAAAGACCATACTGTGGCATTAAACCAGTTACCATTTTAGGTCTCCCACTCAAACTAAAGCTTCTCAAAGGACCATGGTgtggtgttaaaccaggtgatgtgttaaatttaatttgtgatatTAATCAGTTATTCCATTATGGCTTATTTCCTATGTTTTAGAGGCTGCAGAAGACTTTCGTGACATTGATACAAGTAATCCCAACAGCGTTATCATTGGTGATATGGCTGAGCATTTTACATATGAGGTTATGAATGAAGCATTTCAACTTCTCAAATCTTTATCGCATCCAGTTTTATTAGCTTTGGGAAGCAGGTAAATATCGGTCTTTGTAAATCTTTTATTTGGATCCTTTTGATTTGATGTggggctattttttttttttttttttttggacggGCAAGTTATGTATTCACCCAGACAAGGGATCTTACCTTGtgggtacttggtgaccctgttggtgctggtgtcacacaaaaagcacctcatacacactgtaaagtggctggtgttcagaagggcacccatttatagaaaccatgtcaaaacagacgtTGGAACTTGGCACATCCTTCTGGTTTCTCAGTTCACAGAGGTAAGGACAAGTGATGGCAacttttggcaatttgctgtgcttaaaaagacttgtcaagccaagcaaaatcatgGTTGTGGGtggtgccaatggcatgtaacaGCTTCcctgccggtgacacataaaaaagcacttgtgctggggACATGTAAAAAGGCACCGACTCtcaaagtgtttggcattaggaaaggcattgaAGCCATTGAAGCCAAATTCAGAACATAACCTGGTGTGGCTCTCTGGCTTACCACTTCCAGttaagccatctaacccatgccaacgtgGAAAGCAAATGCccaatgataatcatgatgataatttgtttttctttcttatattttacaGCAAATATTATCAGGAAAATGGCAAACTTGTCCTTGATTCAGGGGCTTATATGAAAGTACTTGAGGTAACTGATTATTAatatcatcgtaatcatcatcatcatcaaaatcatcatttattattattattattattattattattatagaaaattattagtgtagaaaaggtgtaggtagaaactccataagatgtacccagtgtaagctatggacacataagaggtgcagcaacatcaaaggaagattaactgagAAGACAGCTTtcgtgtgcagcagatgcacaggggcaatagacaccacagatgctcagaaaacagattccatcacactccagggTGGGGGAAACtcgaagtagttgatagcttccccTACccaggtgaccaagttagtagtggggggtggatgctcagagagtgttaccactagaataagaatagcctgggcaaagtttagaaagcttctacccctactggtgacaaagggcctctcactcagagtgaaaggtagattgtatgattcatgtgtgcgaacagctatgctacatggcagtgaaacatgggttgtgactgctgaagacatgtaggcttgcaagaaacgaagctagtatgctccgatggatgtgtaatgtcagtgtggaTGCACAACAGAGTGCAAGTGCCCTgacagaaaagttggacataagaagtatcagatgtggtgtgcaagagagacaactgcgctgacATGGTCaggtgttgcatatggatgaggacagctgtgtgaagaagtgtcacaccctaacagtggggGGAACCTGTgcaagagggagacccaggaagacatgggatgaggtggtcaagcatgaccgttgaacgttgggcctcacagaggcaatgcctatagtggaaaggattattattattattattgttattattatttgttatattcttcattatcttgaaaacaaaaatctttcttttgtttctttcaattctttgttgtttaaattttggtttattttacTTGTCCCTAGAGTGCCTGTGATATTGAAGCTGAAGTGTTTGGTAAACCATCACCTGAGTTTTTCAAAACTGCCCTCAAGGATATGAATTTAAAACCTGCTGAGGCAAGTAAcagttattttgtatttattgggtttttttattttctgaaattaaattttatattgttatgtttgttcataattaaatgttgaaatgggtcaaaatgttatttctttgttattttattttcttcttcttgtgcTGAGTGTGGAGGAAGGTGGGACAGAGCCCATGACCTTTGTAGGCCCTTTAAGACTGGTTGAGTCTTAGGCCCTCTAAGACTGttgttaatgttctgtttaaaaCTGTGGCAGGTCTACAGCTGCAGGGAAGAAGAGATTCCAGTTTGAGAAAAGAGGGAAAGCGGCGGCAGCAGAGACTGGAGCATGTCTATTAGTGATGGAATGTCCACCAATCAAGCAGCCTTTTCTCTAAATCTGGTCAAAAATGCCTgtgtgcagcagcagcaacatctttCCAAACACCTTTGAGGGCCCACTTGCACCTTGTAGAATGTCAGCAGCTGTTgtaaaccaaaatattttcaaactgtgAAGGGAACGACTAGTATTTAGGATGGATCCTCCTAGTTATACTAAGGAACTGCTTTTAGCAGAAGAAATTCTTGGTGATAATAAGGTTCAGTATTTGGAAAGACCATGTCATCACTGAGTGCTGCTCAAGTTCTGTGAATCTGTCAGTTACTTATGTCATAAATcaataattaagtaattaacaTTAATTAAACAACTCAGTATTCATCACTAGAATTGAAAACAACCTTCATAATTTTCATGTggcatatttaaaatatttttttgtctttttaggtTGTTATGATTGGAGATGATATTGTCAATGATATTGGTGGAGCCCAGGCTGTTGGATTGAGGGGCGTTCAGGTGTGCACTGGAAAGTTtaggtaaaaatatttattaaagttgaTCTTCATATTTTAGTTTTGTCTTATCATTTTACCAttaccaccatcttcatcatcatcatcatcatcatcatcatcatcttccagcttccatgggttggatggtttgatggaaCCTAAGGAGTGAGAGGACATCATCAAGCAGCCGTATCTACCTGGACATAGTtcctacaggtggatgccctttctaatgccaaccacttggcaccaacactagtgacgATTGCCTCATAACTTGTAAGACTAAGGGTCAAAGTGGTCCTTATAACTAAGGaagaatagaagagagagtgtgtgatgaTTGTAGGCAGAGGGATGAGGGAATGgtaagaagggaaagaaaaaggatTAGTGACAGGGTTGGAAAAAGAGTGGAGGATGAAGTTGAAAAGGTGATACAATGAGTTATGTGAAGGGGTCAGGTATTCTTGGGTTATttactattgtttatattttctgcaaatataaacagaaagtGTGAAGGGAAGGAGTAACAGATTagagagaaaccatgccaaagcaaacataaCCAACTTTAGTACCCTCATAGTGGTACCCTATATAATATCACTGAGTACCTCCAGTTGAAAGTTGTTTTCCAAGGAAATAACTTCAAATCTTGTTACAGTTATTATGGGGGTATCACTGAAGCATATCATGTTCCTTGCTCTATTTTGCCAGACTAACAAAACAAATGTAAGTTTTACTCCTGCTTTACAGGTGATTGGTTTGTGCCCGGGGGTGGGGGAgatattcagctgtaaaaatgttGTATCTTCAACAAAATCATCCAACCACAACAAATTGGGAGAAGAAAAggtaaaacaatgaaatagatTTCTCCAGAAATAGTTATGTCGACATAGTTTTGTTTTTCTGGTGGGTTTTGTGCTTTTCATGTACGTCAGCACATCTTGCTTCTCGTTCCAGTCCTTGACTAACTTGATTCAAATAAAAAGCCATTCAGTTTCTTTCTGAAAGTGACAAATCTTCTCCCCCCCACCCCAGCTGATACCAGGCTTCTCGCCGCTCTACGTCACTGATACAATGTGTACACcgttttccaatttttttttgtactacTTCCTCCACCCGCCACTCATTTTACACTAACTGAAAAATGCAatcgaaaaatttatttttatcttgcaaCAACAAGTGTTGTGATCCTGCATATCTCTGTTATCtgagaaaatttgaaatgttttttggTCAAATTATGTAAACAAGTTTATAGCACAATCTTGTGTTGATAAACTGAAAATGCACCTTGGAAAGCAACTGTAAACAGGAAGCACTCAGTGATACTAAGGTTAGGGTCACACGATGACGATACAAAAGCTGGTTGTGATCTGAAAACAGGTGCAGAGATTATCTTTGTAAGAAGAGAAATTGTTAATGTGGCAGAATTAGAGATACTGCCAGAAGAGAATCACTTAACTAAAAccaaattaatattgaaatttcatatacatatatatatcatcgtcatttaacgtctgctttccatgctggcatgggttggacggtttgactgaggactggtgaaaccagaaggttgcaccaggctccaatctgatctggcagagtttctacagctggatgcccttccttatgccaaccactctgagagtgtagggggtgcttttacgtgccactagcatgagggccagtctggcgacactggcaacaaccatgctcgaatgttgtttttcacataccaccggcacatgtgctggtatggcgacgctggcaacgatcatgctcaaatggtgctttttatgtgccactggcagtCCACCCAGGTAGATGAGAGGGATATAACTGATGCTAAACTCAAATATTTGTAAATCAGTTTCTGCAggataaacaaagacagaaaaagggCCTCTGAGAATGGGGTTTGACATGTACTTTAGTATGAGGTCCAAGAGAGCAAAGGAACTTCTTATGGGTGGGGATGAGAGAAGGCTCTACTCTTCTCTTGACATGAAGCAAAACAGAAACAGTTTGAGGAGTGTCTGTTCGCTGTTTGCAACATTCTTCTTCCTTAGAATATTTCCAGAAACAAATCAATCATTtcattgagataaaaaaaaaaaagcatttgtgtTATTAAAGGTGAAAGACATTGAAAAATGTTGTTGAATGTTTGATTGTAAAGTTGTATCAGTGACACAGTCTATCGGTCAATAGTGGAACAGGTGAAACAAGTTTGAATGGTCTGCTCTGTCTTCTGCCCTACTTTGGAAACACACAAGAGGAAATCAGTACAACTGAATTATCTAAATTTATCTTGATTATTTAATTTAACTAAATTATCTAAATGATCAAGTACACATTTTGTTtgcctttttcttgtttcaaatttgtaaacatttttgtggtgctccagcatggccacagtctgagctgaagctacaaaaaaaaatccgttttgaaaacaagagaaataatcttattttggttgattttaaaaaaaatttaaatttaaatttattcacACTACAACAAATGTTATCTCTTTTAAAAGTTTAATCGAAAGCAACAGGGAGTTGAACTCATGACTTTTGTCAGACCTTTGGCAGTTGATGAGATTGATGTGATTGACGTGATTGGTGTGATTGATGCTCAGCTGGAACATTTGTTAGTTAATATCAGCTTGAAAATATGTTGGAGGAGAGATAACTCTGTGGGATTGACATTTTTCTAGTGAAGAAGGATTGGATCCAGGATAGTGAAACACAATAGAGAAgacataagaagaagaagagtcgGGTGTCTCAGACATGGAAATGTGAGGTTATTTAGGACAAGGGCCTCATATAAATTTATTGatcaattcattaaaatgattaaattCTGTAAAGGCttaaaaattgataaacatttgaaattttcaacaaccatgacatttaaaaatcttttttaaagaatttcaatGCCATTCATTTGCACTGCCTGACTTTTGaccgttgttgctattgttgttcttacAGACTTGAAGACAAGAACCATGCAACTGTAAAACCTGACGGATTTGCCAAAAATCTGGCAGAAGCTGTTGATCGTATTTTATCAAACAACTGATTAAATTCTTCAGTgaattctgttattttgttttaaccaTTTCTTGTGAGAAAATAAATCTACATTATTTGGTGCTGCCAGGAACAGTGTAAGCTTGGGTTTACTCTGTAATTGCTATTCAAAGAACATATTTTTCCTAATTTTCAACTTTGGCACAAAGTCACAAATTGGGTGAAGGAGGATGGTTCAGTCAGTTAAATCCACCCCAGGAAATGATACAATTGTTTTATTAACTccagaataattaaaaaaagcaatataagcctcaatgagatttgaacacatAATGTACAGAGCCAGAACAAACAGCAGCCAGTATTCCATGTGATGTGCCAAAGATTCTGTTAATCTACTACCACCTTTGTTAATTAACGAGAAATCAATCTACATTCAAATTGATTACTTCAATATTTAaactctttaaataaataaaattattttaattgaaaattctTCTTTTGATGATGTTTACCAAAAGgtttttatcatcaacatcatcatcatcatttaacatttgcttcCCAAACTGATGGCTTAGTGGTAGAGGTGTTGTATTCATGATctcaagatcgtggtttcaattcctgaaccaggcaaaacattgtgctcttgagcaaggcacttcatttcacattgctgcagtccactcagatggcgaAAGTGAGTTAATTCTGCAATGGACTGATGTCTCATCCAGGGAAGAATATGTCccccagagaaaccaggaaattgGCCTGATGCTCCTTACAGAATAATGTGGACTAACTTTTCCATGTTGGTGGAACTGTTTGACAGAATCTGGCAAAACTGGAAGACAATGCCAAGTTCTCATGTTTGCATTGGCATCGTTCCCATAGCTACATGTCTTTTCTAATCTCAAAgttttacagttttatatttttcttacttcAGCTGAAAGAATAGGGTTGAATCCTGTTGCTGTGAAAGGATTCAAAGAATATGTTTTTCATTAGAATTGCCTTTTCTCTTCGAGATTCTCTTTATTGTTTCTAATATCAAAAGCTCATTTTTTTCATCAACctccactctctatctctctgtgtgtctgtctctgtcactctctctctctctctctctctctttctctctctctgagctgattacattgacactcagtcaaaccgtccaacccaggccagcatggatgacgatgatgatgatgatgaatgataataataagaatgatgatgataatgatagattagagagaaagggagacgcTATGTGAATTGTTAGGTTGCCAGAAGGAGGAAAGGGAAACTACAAGTGATAGTAGGGGAGGGGCTATGACAACAAGAATACCTGGTCAATGAGGGCTCActtgagattaaacaacaacaacaacaatgattatcaatttgcaatttataaaaacagataaaagaatttatttaacgTTACAGAGATCAATAGATAGTCTTGTTTCAGAGGTAATTATTAAAAAGGGAAAGGTGATTAATGATTACTGAAtgttatataattatacttaACGAGTTCTCTTGTCTGTGAAATAGGTAGACCATTGCTATCAGATAACTTCTTTTAActcttttcttaccatatttctggtaAAATGCACTGATTTtgtgtcaattaattttgaaaataaggaagaatttagtgaaataactttgccattattaagagaatgtttggaacataaattaacatggaattttgatggaagttttttaagttcactttaaaacaatataaaaaaattactgtGATTAAATCATGAATTTCTTaaggaaattataaataattttcagaagtgtcttcttttttgttttttgtttttgttcaattaaaatcaaaacttgttttaattatattctggtgtcttttgtttaattttgtgtttGTGCAGCTGCAAAGATATACTAATTAACTTTATTCCTTAATTGTTGTGCAAAAACCTGTACAAATTCACAAAAAACTATGAACAGACGTTGATTtaccaacacactcacacatacagaaacatactctcataaatgcacacacttacacaaaagcagagggaaaaaaaatcaaagcaaaatatttcgagacaaaaaaaaaaaaaacggggttATTGCAGAAATGCCAAAGTATGCAATAATTGGAACTGGCATCaacaaattttatgaatatttcagaTTCTGTCTTTGTAAATTAAATACTTTGAAAgcaatttttgtaattttctctaattcctttgGCTAAAATACTTCCTATGGCACCTTACTAAAATATACTACTTTCAAAAAGTTTCCTCCAAATCTCTTCCAATCTATTTGTGACCaaccaaaagcaaaaaagaagtgGTGTCTATCACTTAATTTGGCAAAGGCTAACAAACTGTTTCCTTTCATTGTTTCCTCTCTTATTTTGAggatttaaatgttaaaagtcAGTGATTCTTTTTGATCTGTTGACTGACTTAAAATGCTTTAtatatgatgttgttgctgttgttgtcgtccttCTTTAGCCCCAGAGTTAGTTCTGATTCAACAGACATACGATTAAAGATAATCTGCTTTTGGCCATTCCATCCCATCCTACTCTAAATTATCCTGAGTTCAGAGACTCCATCTGTATGCAAAACTTAAGTTAATCTTGACTCATTTAGAGCAAAgagcatgataaaaaaaaaaaactgactagaaataattatactgtgtaaagaaaaattatattgtttattgactagtattaattttattatttcagctggtatgggagacaactctgtaCAGGTTTCCATGTTATTATGACCTTATCAGTGAAATATAAACTTAAATGTATTTGCCCAGTAAGTAATGGGAGAATCACTAAGTCTATGTACAGGAATATACAGCAGTTGGTTGAGAAAAACAGACTTGCTTTCAGAATAATCACTCAGCACTGCCATCTGCAGAAATGCCAATAGTTATACTAAAAGAATTGATGTTATCTATTATTTCATTGTGCAGATATTATCAACGCTTTATCGTCCCTTGAATACATTATAATAGACTTTGAAacctttgttaataataataactgattggAATTGGAAATTAATTGGGACACAGCTATATAAAGGGTTAGGTTGCgaaaatgtgtgcttgtgttggtgAACTTTGTGTTATCAATGATTATtatcagaatgaaaaaaaaaaaacaggtcaaATCTTAATGAAATTGGACAAATATGGAGAAATCTGTCTGGGAAGCTATCAAGTAGGAACTAACCATAATAGTGGAATCACTAAACATTGTCTTTAGAAATTTGTTCTCCTGCagcataattatattttatataatgaccCAAGTAAATTAATACAGGTGTGGCAGGTGTGGGGgacattttgtttatgtttaagaaatataatattctaagcAAAATTTAAGTGTTCAACATGAACTCAGCAACACTGCAGCAGATGTTGTAAATTTTACATTTACTATGTGTAAAGCACCCTCCTGCCTACAGTTCATCCTGCAAAATGATTGGTTAATTGGGCAGGGGGAAAATGTAAGGTTGTAAAGTCCCTTTGGTCCTGTCACATCAAGGTTTATTCAACCTCTCTAGTGTTTGCACTACAAGAAAAAATACCCAGAACACTCtgctgatgttaggaagggcatccaactgtacaaACACAGCCAAATGACACATATGAACATCATTCTGTGGAAGAAGTAGCTTCCATAG from Octopus bimaculoides isolate UCB-OBI-ISO-001 chromosome 14, ASM119413v2, whole genome shotgun sequence encodes:
- the LOC106875549 gene encoding phospholysine phosphohistidine inorganic pyrophosphate phosphatase isoform X3; this encodes MAATCSSVGYWTNVKGLLLDITGVLYESTESGGCAIEGSVEAIQRLKNSGIAVRFCTNENAVTQKVLSEKLRKFGFNIECSQIFSPIPAVCSVLGSRGLRPLLLVNPKAAEDFRDIDTSNPNSVIIGDMAEHFTYEVMNEAFQLLKSLSHPVLLALGSSKYYQENGKLVLDSGAYMKVLESACDIEAEVFGKPSPEFFKTALKDMNLKPAEVVMIGDDIVNDIGGAQAVGLRGVQVCTGKFRLEDKNHATVKPDGFAKNLAEAVDRILSNN
- the LOC106875549 gene encoding phospholysine phosphohistidine inorganic pyrophosphate phosphatase isoform X2, translating into MAATCSSVGYWTNVKGLLLDITGVLYESTESGGCAIEGSVEAIQRLKNSGIAVRFCTNENAVTQKVLSEKLRKFGFNIECSQIFSPIPAVCSVLGSRGLRPLLLVNPKAAEDFRDIDTSNPNSVIIGDMAEHFTYEVMNEAFQLLKSLSHPVLLALGSSKYYQENGKLVLDSGAYMKVLESACDIEAEVFGKPSPEFFKTALKDMNLKPAEVVMIGDDIVNDIGGAQAVGLRGVQVCTGKFRIQQTLLEMGKIGSVLIILHSNWKCFCFVIRQVIS
- the LOC106875549 gene encoding phospholysine phosphohistidine inorganic pyrophosphate phosphatase isoform X1, whose amino-acid sequence is MAATCSSVGYWTNVKGLLLDITGVLYESTESGGCAIEGSVEAIQRLKNSGIAVRFCTNENAVTQKVLSEKLRKFGFNIECSQIFSPIPAVCSVLGSRGLRPLLLVNPKAAEDFRDIDTSNPNSVIIGDMAEHFTYEVMNEAFQLLKSLSHPVLLALGSSKYYQENGKLVLDSGAYMKVLESACDIEAEVFGKPSPEFFKTALKDMNLKPAEVVMIGDDIVNDIGGAQAVGLRGVQVCTGKFSRIQQTLLEMGKIGSVLIILHSNWKCFCFVIRQVIS